Proteins encoded in a region of the Marinococcus sp. PL1-022 genome:
- the dapA gene encoding 4-hydroxy-tetrahydrodipicolinate synthase — protein sequence MNFGRLSTAMVTPFDEHGDIDYTALTRLINHLISTGTESIVVAGTTGESPTLSHEEKISLFRHTVQTVNGRVPVIAGTGSNDTRASLALSLEAEKTGIDAVMLVTPYYNKPSQEGMYQHFRTIAEGINTPVMLYNIPGRSAAGMTPETIVRLSHVRNICSIKEASGDLEAAAYILQHAPQDFTLYSGDDSLTLPLLSVGATGVVSVSAHVAGESMQDMIQSFFNGQPVYAASRHRDLLPLMKSMFAAPSPTPVKAALEMRGIISGDVRLPMVRLNAEEEALLRQVVEPAASFYVG from the coding sequence ATGAATTTTGGCAGACTGAGTACAGCGATGGTGACTCCATTCGATGAACACGGAGATATAGATTACACTGCATTAACCAGACTCATTAATCATTTGATCAGCACAGGAACAGAAAGCATCGTGGTTGCAGGGACAACCGGCGAGTCTCCAACGCTTTCCCATGAGGAAAAAATTTCATTGTTCCGTCACACTGTACAGACTGTAAACGGCCGGGTGCCGGTCATTGCAGGCACAGGCTCCAACGATACAAGGGCTTCACTCGCCTTGTCCCTCGAAGCGGAAAAAACCGGCATTGATGCCGTTATGCTCGTTACTCCGTACTATAATAAACCTTCCCAGGAAGGGATGTACCAGCACTTCCGTACAATTGCTGAAGGAATTAACACTCCGGTGATGCTTTATAATATTCCGGGGCGGAGTGCAGCCGGCATGACGCCGGAAACCATTGTACGACTGTCCCATGTCAGAAACATCTGCTCCATTAAAGAAGCGAGCGGTGATCTCGAAGCTGCGGCCTATATCCTGCAGCATGCACCGCAGGACTTTACTTTATACAGCGGTGATGACAGCCTGACGCTTCCACTTCTGTCTGTTGGAGCTACCGGCGTCGTTTCTGTGTCTGCCCATGTGGCCGGAGAGAGCATGCAGGACATGATTCAAAGCTTCTTTAACGGACAGCCGGTCTATGCCGCTTCCCGGCACCGTGATCTGCTTCCGCTGATGAAATCGATGTTTGCGGCTCCTAGTCCGACTCCTGTCAAAGCTGCGCTTGAGATGCGCGGTATCATTTCCGGCGACGTCCGCCTCCCGATGGTACGTTTAAACGCAGAAGAAGAAGCGCTTCTCCGTCAGGTCGTTGAACCGGCAGCCTCCTTCTACGTCGGCTGA
- the yidD gene encoding membrane protein insertion efficiency factor YidD — protein sequence MKTLIVALIRLYQRYISRFTPPSCRFYPTCSQYSITAFERFGFWKGSFLTVKRIVKCHPFHPGGFDEVPDKKTDIR from the coding sequence ATGAAAACATTAATAGTGGCGCTGATCCGGCTGTATCAACGTTACATTTCCCGGTTCACACCTCCCTCCTGCCGGTTCTATCCCACCTGTTCCCAGTACAGTATTACCGCCTTTGAGCGTTTCGGCTTTTGGAAAGGGTCCTTTTTAACGGTCAAGCGCATTGTCAAATGCCATCCCTTCCATCCGGGCGGTTTTGACGAGGTTCCGGATAAAAAAACAGACATCCGCTAA
- a CDS encoding homoserine dehydrogenase — protein sequence MPHKLDFIGFGGVGRGLADILLERGDWLKDTFGSDFLVVSVSDLYKGSLHHPEGLDMQKVLDCLKKDGTVENYPDTEGLVRGWDSIETITQSNADTVIEITFTNVETGQPAIDHCKTAFKAGKNAVLTNKGPVALAYKELQALAEENGVRFLFEGTVMSGTPALRMPLTSLSGNRITSIKGIMNGTTNYMLTQMEQGMGYSEALKEAQSRGYAEADPTSDVEGYDVLYKVVILANVVMGADLKKEDVERQGITSLSAEDMQQAKNENKHWKLIGRVENVNGTIKGSVKPELLSEDDALANVGGAVNAVTYECDLSGPITLMGAGAGVPETGFALLIDLINMDRNTI from the coding sequence ATGCCGCATAAATTAGATTTTATCGGGTTTGGCGGAGTGGGCCGCGGACTTGCAGATATACTGCTGGAACGGGGAGACTGGCTGAAGGATACCTTCGGTTCCGACTTTTTGGTCGTTTCCGTTTCCGATTTGTACAAAGGCTCCCTTCACCACCCGGAAGGCCTTGACATGCAGAAAGTGCTTGACTGCCTGAAAAAAGATGGGACAGTCGAAAACTATCCTGATACCGAAGGGCTCGTGCGCGGCTGGGACAGCATCGAAACCATTACCCAGTCAAACGCTGATACTGTAATCGAAATTACGTTCACCAACGTGGAGACCGGACAGCCGGCGATTGATCACTGCAAAACGGCATTTAAGGCCGGCAAAAACGCCGTTCTTACGAATAAAGGTCCCGTAGCACTTGCCTATAAAGAGCTTCAGGCACTGGCAGAAGAGAACGGTGTACGGTTTTTATTCGAAGGAACGGTCATGAGCGGAACACCGGCGCTCCGGATGCCGCTTACAAGTCTTTCCGGAAACCGGATTACGTCCATTAAAGGGATTATGAACGGCACAACAAATTACATGCTCACTCAGATGGAGCAGGGCATGGGATACAGCGAAGCTTTAAAAGAAGCCCAATCCCGCGGATACGCGGAAGCGGATCCCACGAGCGATGTCGAAGGCTATGATGTATTGTATAAAGTAGTCATTCTTGCCAATGTCGTCATGGGAGCTGATTTGAAAAAAGAAGATGTGGAGCGCCAGGGAATTACGTCTCTTTCTGCCGAAGATATGCAGCAGGCAAAAAATGAAAACAAGCATTGGAAGCTGATCGGGCGCGTTGAAAACGTCAACGGCACAATCAAAGGGTCTGTGAAACCGGAGCTGCTTTCCGAAGACGATGCTCTCGCCAACGTGGGCGGTGCGGTAAACGCGGTTACCTATGAATGCGACCTGAGTGGCCCGATTACGCTGATGGGTGCCGGGGCCGGGGTGCCGGAAACAGGATTTGCCTTGTTAATCGATTTGATTAACATGGACCGAAATACTATATAA
- a CDS encoding type II toxin-antitoxin system PemK/MazF family toxin, translated as MSDSKQNNQHHKKVVKRGDVFFADLSPVVGSEQGGVRPVLIIQNNIGNRFSPTVIVAAITAQIKKAKMPTHVEIDAAKHRFDRDSVILLEQLRTIDKQRLTDKITHLDDETMEQVRKGLEISLGLHEFN; from the coding sequence TTGAGTGATTCGAAACAAAACAATCAGCATCATAAAAAAGTAGTTAAACGGGGGGACGTATTTTTTGCGGACCTGTCTCCGGTAGTCGGGTCAGAGCAGGGAGGCGTCCGCCCCGTACTTATTATTCAAAATAATATTGGTAACCGCTTCAGTCCCACAGTGATTGTGGCTGCTATTACGGCACAGATTAAAAAGGCAAAAATGCCGACACACGTGGAAATTGATGCCGCCAAGCATCGATTTGACCGTGACAGCGTTATCCTGCTTGAGCAGCTTCGTACTATTGATAAGCAGCGGTTAACCGATAAGATTACCCACCTCGATGATGAAACCATGGAGCAGGTGCGTAAAGGTTTGGAAATAAGCCTCGGCCTTCATGAGTTCAATTAG
- a CDS encoding M24 family metallopeptidase gives MLFEKDEYLMRMNQTKMKMMEYGIEVLLVSNPSNMYYLTGYNAWSFYVHQMVIVMIDEDQPLWIGREMDAHSAAVTTWLDDDHIIPYPDEFVQSTIKHPMDFAANILTEIGQGNRKIGLEMDAFYFTAMCYERIQAGLPNAEFRNFSTLVNWVRLIKSEAEIECMYRAGRILENAMQAGFDTVDVGVRENEVAAAITNAQILGTKEFGGDYTSIVPMIPANENTATPHLTWTDRRYNYGDFLTIEIAGAYMRYHTPMARTMAIGQAPEKMYDLSETVVEGIETTMDAIKPGMTAEEVESVWSRTIARRGYFKESRLGYSIGLSYPPDWGEHTVSFRKGDHTILQPNMTFHLMPGIWLDDHGVEITESIRITENGCELLSHVPRDMYIKEPGVLGDAFAENRMNAHYK, from the coding sequence ATGTTATTTGAAAAAGATGAGTACCTGATGAGGATGAATCAGACAAAAATGAAAATGATGGAATATGGTATTGAAGTGCTATTGGTCTCCAATCCATCCAATATGTATTATTTAACAGGATATAATGCATGGTCATTTTATGTGCATCAAATGGTGATTGTGATGATTGATGAGGATCAGCCGTTATGGATCGGGAGAGAAATGGATGCCCACAGTGCCGCGGTCACCACCTGGCTCGACGACGACCATATCATTCCGTACCCTGATGAATTTGTGCAGTCGACAATCAAGCACCCGATGGATTTTGCAGCAAACATCCTGACCGAAATAGGCCAGGGCAACCGGAAAATCGGACTGGAGATGGATGCATTTTATTTTACCGCGATGTGCTACGAACGAATCCAGGCTGGTCTCCCGAATGCCGAATTCCGTAATTTCAGCACACTCGTTAACTGGGTCCGCCTGATAAAATCGGAAGCGGAAATCGAATGCATGTACCGCGCTGGCCGGATACTGGAAAATGCCATGCAGGCTGGCTTTGATACGGTGGATGTCGGCGTTCGTGAAAATGAAGTGGCTGCGGCTATCACCAATGCCCAGATTCTCGGGACAAAGGAATTTGGCGGCGATTATACTTCGATTGTGCCGATGATTCCCGCAAACGAAAACACAGCCACTCCGCATTTGACATGGACGGATCGCAGATATAACTACGGGGACTTTTTGACGATCGAAATTGCCGGAGCGTATATGCGCTATCACACTCCGATGGCAAGAACGATGGCGATCGGCCAGGCCCCTGAAAAAATGTATGATCTGTCGGAAACGGTCGTTGAAGGCATCGAAACGACGATGGATGCAATTAAGCCTGGGATGACAGCTGAAGAGGTGGAAAGTGTGTGGAGTCGGACAATCGCAAGACGCGGGTATTTTAAGGAATCCCGTCTTGGCTACTCCATCGGGCTCAGCTATCCGCCGGACTGGGGCGAGCATACAGTCAGCTTCCGGAAGGGCGATCACACTATTTTGCAGCCGAATATGACGTTTCACCTGATGCCTGGCATCTGGCTCGATGATCACGGTGTGGAAATTACCGAATCGATCCGCATCACGGAAAACGGATGTGAACTGCTCAGCCATGTGCCAAGGGATATGTATATCAAAGAACCCGGGGTGCTCGGTGACGCCTTTGCGGAAAACCGGATGAACGCCCATTACAAATAA
- a CDS encoding aldehyde dehydrogenase family protein, whose translation MTTKITEQKMLLGGEWVGRDQTLDVVNPEDQSVISTVPMASSDDAREAVRIAVEGKEIAEALSIRERMDILNKVADYVLDHAEEFAEIIALEGSKTIAEASGEARRTAETIRLGAEEARRLSGESINFDQMEGNTNRMGYYYHFPVGVVAAITPFNDPLNLVAHKVAPAIAAGNAVIVKPATETPLSALKLAEAFIAAGLPKKVMTVITGRGRDIGDILVEAEDVQMISFTGGYETGKSIAHKAGLKKLSMELGSNSPFIVWKDTDIEKAAQSGVDGAFGAAGQNCLSVQRVYAHEEIYDAFEASFVDKAKQVRAGRKMDKDSDIGPVINEKEAKRIESWIEEAVEAGAKVLAGGKRHGAFIEPTVLSNVPEHLTIVKEEVFGPVVILASVATFDEAVTRSNSVPFGLQAGIYTNDINLALKAVRKLHVGGVMVNDSSDFRIDAMPFGGVKHSGIGREGVAFAIEEMSEKRLVCFTIDE comes from the coding sequence ATGACAACAAAAATCACAGAGCAAAAGATGCTGCTCGGCGGAGAATGGGTCGGCCGTGATCAGACACTGGACGTCGTCAATCCCGAAGACCAGTCTGTTATCAGTACAGTCCCAATGGCTAGCAGCGACGATGCACGCGAAGCTGTACGGATCGCTGTTGAAGGAAAAGAAATCGCCGAAGCGCTGAGTATCCGGGAGCGCATGGATATATTAAATAAAGTGGCGGATTATGTGCTCGATCATGCAGAGGAGTTTGCAGAAATCATTGCGCTTGAAGGAAGCAAAACGATAGCGGAAGCTTCCGGCGAAGCACGGAGAACTGCTGAAACGATACGACTTGGGGCAGAGGAGGCACGCCGTCTTTCCGGGGAATCGATTAATTTCGACCAAATGGAAGGTAATACGAACCGGATGGGCTATTACTATCATTTTCCGGTGGGTGTGGTAGCAGCCATCACGCCGTTTAACGATCCGTTGAACCTGGTGGCCCATAAGGTAGCACCGGCAATTGCTGCTGGTAACGCTGTTATCGTGAAGCCGGCAACAGAAACACCGCTCAGCGCATTAAAGCTGGCTGAAGCATTTATTGCTGCCGGTCTTCCGAAAAAGGTGATGACAGTGATCACCGGAAGAGGCCGTGACATTGGCGACATTCTGGTTGAAGCAGAGGACGTACAGATGATCAGCTTTACCGGTGGCTATGAAACAGGAAAAAGCATTGCCCACAAAGCGGGGCTGAAAAAGCTTTCCATGGAGCTCGGCTCGAATTCCCCGTTTATCGTATGGAAGGATACAGACATTGAAAAGGCAGCGCAATCCGGCGTGGACGGAGCGTTTGGAGCGGCCGGCCAGAACTGCCTGAGTGTTCAGCGGGTGTACGCTCATGAAGAAATTTATGATGCGTTTGAAGCATCGTTTGTGGATAAAGCCAAACAGGTGCGCGCCGGCAGAAAGATGGACAAGGATTCAGATATTGGACCGGTCATCAACGAAAAAGAAGCCAAACGGATTGAAAGCTGGATTGAAGAAGCAGTAGAGGCGGGAGCCAAAGTGCTTGCCGGCGGAAAACGGCACGGGGCCTTTATCGAGCCGACGGTTCTATCGAATGTGCCGGAGCACTTAACAATTGTAAAAGAAGAAGTGTTCGGGCCGGTAGTGATACTTGCTTCTGTAGCAACGTTTGATGAAGCAGTCACACGCTCGAACAGCGTACCTTTCGGACTGCAGGCCGGTATTTACACGAATGATATTAATTTAGCGCTGAAGGCAGTGCGCAAGCTTCACGTTGGCGGTGTTATGGTAAACGACAGCAGCGATTTCCGGATCGATGCCATGCCGTTTGGCGGCGTGAAGCATTCGGGCATCGGCCGGGAAGGCGTAGCGTTTGCAATTGAAGAAATGTCAGAAAAACGGCTCGTATGCTTCACCATTGATGAATAA
- a CDS encoding YjiH family protein yields the protein MSSTPSTRASSALKFIIPSLIGIFLFMVPISTDDGLTVPVALLAGWLEGLLSGILPAMGVIFIGISVAGAIIARFRPFSSGIAVSLFHVTNGWLLIRILGFIFAFLTLFQIGPAWLVGDATGGLLLYSLILLLITVFFFAGYFLPFLLNFGLLEFFGSILTILMRPLFTLPGRSSIDGLASWLGDGTIGVLLTSQQYESGHYTQREAAVISTTFSVVSITFTITILGELDLLAYTLPYYLTIVAAGVVCALIMPRIPPLSRKKNEYYNQQPAEEIANGHTGKNPVSSGWEKALDKASRTHWSSVLISGTKNVLDMWISVIPIVMGLGTIAVVIAEFTPLFAWLGAPFVPLLQLMQVPEAVAASETMLIGFADMFLPAILGTDIESEMTRFIIGALSVSQLIYMSEVGGLLLGSKLPVRFTDLVLIFLERTIISLPVIVLIAHFIF from the coding sequence ATGAGTTCCACCCCATCCACCAGGGCCTCGAGCGCCCTAAAATTTATTATTCCTTCATTGATTGGGATCTTTTTATTCATGGTACCTATCTCTACTGACGACGGCTTAACCGTTCCGGTGGCTCTTCTTGCCGGATGGCTCGAAGGCTTACTGAGCGGTATACTGCCTGCAATGGGCGTTATTTTTATCGGCATCTCCGTCGCCGGCGCCATTATTGCCCGGTTCCGACCGTTTTCCTCCGGCATTGCCGTGTCGTTGTTTCATGTGACTAACGGCTGGCTGCTCATTCGGATTTTAGGCTTTATTTTTGCCTTCTTAACTCTTTTTCAAATCGGGCCAGCCTGGCTTGTCGGGGACGCCACCGGTGGTCTTTTGCTCTATTCCCTGATTCTCCTCTTAATTACCGTCTTCTTTTTTGCCGGTTATTTTCTCCCGTTTCTGCTTAATTTCGGTCTGCTTGAATTTTTCGGTTCAATCCTGACGATTTTAATGCGCCCATTATTTACCCTTCCGGGACGCTCATCGATTGACGGTCTTGCTTCATGGCTGGGGGACGGCACAATTGGGGTGCTTTTGACGAGCCAGCAGTATGAAAGCGGCCACTACACGCAGCGCGAAGCCGCTGTTATCAGTACGACGTTTTCGGTAGTCAGTATCACATTCACTATCACGATCCTCGGGGAGCTCGATCTGCTTGCCTATACGCTGCCTTATTACCTCACCATCGTAGCAGCCGGTGTGGTGTGCGCCCTCATTATGCCGCGGATTCCTCCGCTGTCGCGGAAGAAAAACGAGTATTACAACCAGCAGCCGGCAGAGGAAATCGCCAATGGACATACTGGCAAAAACCCAGTTTCCTCCGGGTGGGAAAAAGCACTCGATAAAGCTTCCCGCACTCATTGGTCTTCCGTCCTAATCAGCGGCACAAAAAACGTACTTGATATGTGGATCAGCGTCATACCAATCGTCATGGGCCTTGGCACCATCGCTGTGGTTATTGCAGAATTCACTCCGCTTTTTGCCTGGCTCGGCGCTCCGTTTGTTCCGCTCCTGCAGCTGATGCAGGTGCCGGAGGCTGTAGCAGCCAGCGAAACGATGCTTATCGGCTTTGCCGACATGTTCCTGCCGGCGATTCTTGGTACGGATATTGAAAGCGAAATGACACGCTTCATTATCGGAGCCCTCTCGGTTAGTCAGCTCATTTATATGTCCGAAGTCGGCGGCCTGCTGCTTGGGAGCAAGCTTCCTGTCCGTTTTACCGACCTGGTGCTGATCTTTCTGGAGAGAACCATCATTTCACTTCCGGTCATTGTTTTAATCGCTCATTTTATCTTTTAA
- a CDS encoding cystathionine gamma-synthase family protein, protein MTNTHINRSTKAVWAGEKEYRAFGATQVPVVHSVAYTYDDLDHWYDVATGKKEGHIYGRNTNPTLQSFEEKIRILEDAEAATSFSTGMAAISNSLATFLRPGDRVVSMKDTYGGTNKIFTEFLPHMDIEVSLCETGNHEEIETEVRKGCDILYLETPTNPTVKITDIERMTRVAKEVGALVFVDNTFATPINQNPLEFGVDLVIHSATKFLGGHADALGGAVCGRKDLVEKIFHYREINGATMDPMAAYLMIRGMKTLHLRVRQQCESAMKIAEHLQNHEQVDQVFYPGLKTHPGHDIAAKQMNQFGGMFSFSLKGGMDAVRQFLPKLEYANRAANLGSVETTVGPARTTSHVENTPEERAALGIPESLVRYSVGIEDTEDLINDLEQALASLPKTASVQN, encoded by the coding sequence ATGACAAACACACACATTAATCGTTCGACAAAAGCAGTATGGGCAGGAGAAAAAGAATACCGGGCATTTGGAGCTACCCAGGTCCCGGTAGTCCACAGTGTTGCCTATACTTACGATGATTTAGACCATTGGTATGACGTGGCAACAGGAAAAAAGGAAGGGCATATCTATGGTCGGAACACTAATCCTACCCTGCAATCGTTCGAAGAAAAAATCAGAATTCTGGAAGACGCTGAAGCGGCTACAAGCTTTTCAACCGGCATGGCTGCAATCAGCAACTCTCTGGCTACGTTCCTCCGTCCGGGCGACCGGGTGGTATCGATGAAGGACACGTACGGTGGTACAAATAAAATCTTTACTGAATTTCTGCCGCATATGGATATCGAAGTGTCACTATGCGAAACAGGCAATCATGAAGAAATTGAGACAGAAGTTCGTAAAGGCTGCGATATTTTATATCTGGAAACACCAACCAATCCAACGGTAAAAATTACTGACATTGAACGAATGACCAGGGTAGCGAAGGAAGTGGGCGCGCTTGTGTTCGTTGATAACACATTTGCTACTCCAATCAACCAGAACCCGCTCGAATTTGGCGTGGACCTAGTTATTCACAGTGCGACGAAATTTCTGGGAGGACACGCAGATGCCCTTGGCGGAGCGGTATGCGGCCGGAAAGATCTGGTTGAAAAAATATTTCATTACCGCGAAATTAATGGAGCGACGATGGATCCAATGGCTGCCTACCTGATGATCCGGGGCATGAAGACGCTTCATCTCCGGGTACGCCAGCAGTGTGAATCCGCGATGAAAATCGCTGAACACCTGCAAAATCATGAGCAGGTGGATCAGGTATTCTATCCGGGGCTCAAAACACACCCTGGTCATGATATTGCAGCAAAACAGATGAACCAGTTTGGCGGCATGTTCAGCTTCTCGTTAAAAGGTGGAATGGATGCTGTTCGCCAGTTCCTGCCAAAACTCGAGTATGCCAACCGGGCAGCAAACCTGGGATCGGTGGAAACAACGGTAGGGCCGGCAAGAACGACAAGCCACGTGGAAAATACGCCGGAAGAGCGGGCAGCGCTCGGTATTCCGGAAAGCCTTGTGCGCTACTCGGTCGGAATTGAAGATACAGAGGATCTCATTAACGATTTGGAACAGGCGCTGGCCTCGCTGCCAAAAACCGCAAGCGTGCAAAACTAA
- a CDS encoding M20 family metallopeptidase, protein MTIVTKTIKEEAEAIREQLVEWRRSLHRRPELSFEEYETSAFIKQALAGLQHLTVYSGREETGLDTAVIAELGAGDGPLVILRADIDALPIQEENSCDYASTYEGKMHACGHDAHTAMLLGACVVLHNQQEHLNGTIRFIFQPAEEDTDEYGSTGSPYLISHGWLEGAEAAFALHMDPEFTPGHVRLQEGPSMAGIDTFEGVIRASGGHGAYPHLATDPVWISTFVMQAMQGIVSRRTSPLEPAVVSIGELKAGASTNVIPDEVRIRGTMRSYSDDTRKHLREELQQAFRIAESMNASQEVTIAEGEPALVNSPVAVKAYRSVLKELYPETMIHEESYGMGGEDFSYMARQVPSCMMFLGAGYPDRADSGLHMPQFDIEETILPIGASLLAGAAVHYMTKHKTD, encoded by the coding sequence ATGACTATAGTGACAAAAACGATTAAAGAAGAAGCAGAAGCGATCAGAGAGCAGCTGGTCGAATGGAGGCGCAGCCTGCATCGCCGCCCGGAGCTGAGCTTTGAAGAGTATGAAACGTCAGCGTTTATTAAACAGGCGCTTGCCGGTCTTCAGCATCTAACAGTATACAGCGGGAGAGAAGAAACGGGTCTCGACACGGCCGTGATCGCAGAGCTCGGGGCCGGTGACGGCCCTCTCGTCATTCTGCGCGCTGATATTGATGCCCTTCCGATCCAGGAAGAAAACAGCTGTGATTATGCTTCCACCTACGAGGGTAAAATGCACGCGTGCGGGCACGATGCCCACACTGCTATGCTGCTTGGTGCCTGCGTTGTGCTTCACAACCAGCAGGAGCATTTGAACGGAACCATCCGGTTCATTTTTCAGCCGGCAGAAGAAGATACGGATGAGTACGGAAGCACCGGCAGCCCGTATTTGATCAGCCATGGGTGGCTTGAAGGAGCTGAAGCAGCCTTTGCGCTGCACATGGACCCTGAGTTTACGCCGGGTCATGTAAGACTGCAGGAAGGCCCGTCCATGGCAGGCATTGATACGTTTGAAGGGGTCATTCGCGCAAGCGGCGGCCACGGGGCGTATCCTCATCTCGCCACGGATCCGGTGTGGATCAGCACGTTTGTGATGCAGGCGATGCAGGGGATCGTTTCACGGCGGACGTCTCCGCTTGAACCGGCGGTTGTGAGTATCGGTGAATTAAAGGCAGGAGCTTCGACGAACGTTATCCCGGACGAAGTCCGTATCCGCGGCACGATGCGAAGCTATTCGGATGACACCCGCAAGCATCTTCGTGAGGAGCTTCAGCAGGCCTTCCGTATAGCAGAATCGATGAACGCCTCCCAGGAGGTAACGATTGCAGAAGGTGAGCCGGCACTCGTTAATAGTCCTGTAGCGGTTAAGGCTTACCGGTCCGTGCTAAAGGAACTGTACCCGGAAACGATGATCCACGAAGAATCCTATGGCATGGGCGGAGAAGATTTCAGCTACATGGCCCGTCAGGTGCCGTCCTGCATGATGTTTCTCGGCGCAGGCTACCCTGATCGTGCAGACAGCGGGCTGCACATGCCCCAGTTTGATATTGAAGAAACCATTTTACCAATTGGCGCTTCCCTGCTTGCAGGAGCAGCTGTACACTATATGACAAAGCACAAGACAGATTAG
- a CDS encoding DMT family transporter, whose amino-acid sequence MRPLEAGKLYGSVMLVMLMWGLNVVALKVLVAEISPVYMQAARILLAGLSVALFVFLRKEHERVPQAAFMYILLAAVFGMTGHHTFLAIGLSETTAVKSSLILALLPITTALLSMLFLGDAFTKLRWLGVFAGFAGAVLINVTGEGGGAVQGAARGDAFIFAAMTAQAVSFLFIKKASELVAPRVLTIYTLMLGSVGLFVVSFVLSPSGWESYITAPGWVWLVFLLSGIFATGLGQILYNASISKIGPGKTAIFNNFVPFFGLLSSALILGENVSPAQLGGFVFIVAGVLLGTGWVEQLLLKKRKQTSAKRHA is encoded by the coding sequence ATGCGTCCACTTGAAGCTGGAAAATTATATGGATCAGTCATGCTTGTGATGCTGATGTGGGGGCTGAATGTCGTGGCATTGAAGGTGCTGGTGGCTGAAATAAGCCCGGTTTATATGCAGGCAGCCCGGATTTTGCTTGCCGGTCTGTCTGTCGCCTTGTTTGTGTTTCTGCGCAAAGAACATGAACGGGTACCCCAGGCTGCTTTTATGTATATACTGCTGGCCGCGGTGTTTGGCATGACCGGTCATCATACGTTTTTAGCTATAGGATTGAGTGAAACAACCGCTGTGAAAAGCTCGCTCATCCTTGCGCTTCTTCCTATTACGACAGCGCTCCTGTCCATGCTGTTTTTGGGGGATGCCTTTACGAAGCTTCGCTGGCTCGGGGTATTTGCCGGATTTGCAGGAGCAGTACTTATTAATGTCACCGGAGAAGGCGGGGGAGCGGTACAGGGCGCCGCGAGGGGAGACGCTTTTATCTTTGCGGCAATGACTGCCCAGGCCGTCAGCTTTTTGTTCATTAAAAAAGCCTCTGAGCTGGTGGCCCCAAGAGTATTAACGATTTACACACTGATGCTTGGCTCTGTTGGTTTGTTCGTAGTCAGCTTCGTGCTTTCTCCGTCCGGGTGGGAGTCGTATATAACGGCTCCAGGCTGGGTATGGCTCGTGTTTTTACTTTCCGGGATTTTTGCCACCGGTCTCGGACAGATTTTATATAACGCCTCGATCTCTAAAATCGGACCGGGGAAAACAGCCATATTTAACAACTTTGTACCGTTTTTCGGTCTGTTAAGCTCAGCGCTTATTCTCGGAGAAAACGTATCACCGGCCCAGCTTGGAGGATTTGTATTTATTGTGGCCGGAGTGCTGCTTGGCACCGGCTGGGTGGAACAGCTGCTGTTAAAAAAACGTAAACAGACATCCGCTAAACGCCATGCTTAG